In one window of Campylobacter hepaticus DNA:
- the murC gene encoding UDP-N-acetylmuramate--L-alanine ligase has protein sequence MMKKIHFIGIGGIGISALARFLREKGYQASGSDLKESKITKELEKEGIQISIPHHQNNVLDKDLIIYSAAIKEENPEFKYAQKLGIKCLSRKEALPLILKDKRVFAVAGAHGKSTTSSILVSLLDNASVIIGAILKEFGSNMIYKESQNLIFEADESDSSFLNSNPYLAIVTNAEAEHLEHYDNEISKLHNAYTKFLDMAKIRVINAEDEFLKHYLNDSIKLYPSKDIKNCTMYIENFKPFTSFELKDLGEFKICGMGYHLALDASLAILAALNFVDIKTIKSRLQNYQGIKKRFDILYTDENLALIDDYGHHPTEIKATLSAAKEYARLAGYKKITVIFQPHRYTRLLANLNAFAKAFEDIDQLVILPVYAAGEQVIDLDLKKIFPKALFVEDIKREGKFLVASKGEVFEEGLIIGFGAGDISNKLRQKNE, from the coding sequence ATGATGAAAAAGATTCATTTTATTGGTATAGGCGGTATAGGAATTTCTGCTTTGGCAAGATTTTTAAGAGAAAAAGGTTATCAAGCAAGCGGAAGTGATCTTAAGGAAAGTAAAATCACTAAAGAACTTGAAAAAGAAGGTATTCAAATTAGCATTCCTCATCATCAAAATAATGTTTTAGATAAAGATTTAATCATATATTCTGCTGCTATTAAAGAAGAAAACCCTGAATTTAAATATGCTCAAAAATTAGGTATTAAATGCCTTTCGCGTAAAGAGGCTTTGCCACTTATTTTAAAAGATAAGCGTGTTTTTGCAGTGGCTGGAGCACATGGAAAAAGCACAACTTCAAGTATTTTGGTATCTTTGCTTGATAATGCTTCTGTGATTATTGGTGCGATTTTAAAAGAATTTGGATCTAATATGATTTATAAAGAAAGTCAAAATCTTATTTTTGAAGCAGATGAAAGTGATAGTTCTTTTTTAAATTCAAATCCTTATTTAGCTATAGTTACAAATGCAGAAGCTGAGCATTTAGAACATTATGATAATGAAATTTCAAAGCTTCATAATGCTTATACAAAATTCTTAGATATGGCTAAAATACGTGTTATTAATGCTGAAGATGAATTTTTAAAACATTATTTAAATGATTCTATTAAGCTTTATCCTAGTAAAGATATTAAAAATTGCACCATGTATATAGAAAATTTTAAACCTTTTACAAGTTTTGAGTTAAAAGATTTGGGTGAATTTAAAATTTGTGGTATGGGATATCATTTAGCTTTAGATGCATCTTTGGCGATTTTAGCAGCTTTAAATTTTGTAGATATTAAAACTATAAAATCAAGACTTCAAAATTATCAAGGTATTAAAAAGCGTTTTGATATTTTATATACAGATGAAAATTTAGCTTTAATTGATGATTATGGACATCATCCAACTGAAATTAAAGCTACTTTAAGCGCAGCTAAAGAATATGCAAGATTAGCAGGATATAAAAAAATTACTGTGATTTTTCAACCCCATCGTTATACTCGCTTATTAGCAAATTTAAATGCATTTGCAAAAGCTTTTGAAGATATTGATCAGCTTGTTATTTTACCTGTTTATGCTGCTGGAGAGCAAGTTATAGATCTTGATTTAAAAAAGATTTTTCCTAAAGCTTTATTTGTTGAAGATATTAAAAGAGAGGGGAAATTTTTAGTAGCTTCTAAAGGAGAGGTTTTTGAAGAGGGGTTGATTATAGGTTTTGGTGCAGGTGATATTAGTAATAAATTAAGGCAAAAAAATGAGTAG
- a CDS encoding carbon-nitrogen hydrolase family protein: MNKIAALQFPTLALSESRFDYYLKASKDSGVNLVVLGEYVINSFFTELLHMPKNMIKEQSEAKKESLIKLSKKYELEIIAPYVSVETKALKKLCLKVTPKGIKAYEQQILIPYEHWNEEKFFNNKINKELKIFTFNHDKLKCALLFGFEAHFDIFWQQIMAKKIDLVIIPSACTFQSKQRWEELLKTRAFLNSTNILRVNRIGKTKDEWNFYGDTMWINAFGEIESRLGFEEEMLIIDPKKSDEARKIWAFDKILKNL; the protein is encoded by the coding sequence ATGAATAAAATAGCAGCTTTACAGTTTCCTACTTTAGCTTTAAGTGAATCAAGATTTGATTATTATCTTAAAGCTTCCAAAGATAGCGGGGTAAATTTAGTGGTTTTAGGTGAATATGTTATTAATAGTTTTTTTACAGAACTTTTACATATGCCAAAAAATATGATAAAAGAGCAAAGTGAAGCTAAAAAAGAAAGTTTAATCAAACTTTCTAAAAAATATGAACTTGAAATTATAGCCCCTTATGTCAGTGTGGAAACTAAAGCCTTAAAAAAACTTTGTTTAAAAGTGACTCCAAAGGGTATAAAAGCTTATGAACAGCAAATTTTAATACCTTATGAGCATTGGAATGAAGAAAAATTTTTTAATAATAAAATCAATAAGGAATTAAAAATTTTTACTTTTAATCATGATAAATTAAAATGCGCTTTACTTTTTGGTTTTGAGGCACATTTTGATATTTTTTGGCAGCAAATTATGGCTAAAAAAATTGATTTAGTAATCATTCCTAGTGCTTGTACTTTTCAAAGCAAGCAAAGATGGGAAGAGTTGTTAAAAACAAGAGCTTTTTTAAATTCTACAAATATTTTAAGAGTTAATCGTATAGGTAAAACAAAAGATGAGTGGAATTTTTATGGTGATACTATGTGGATTAATGCTTTTGGAGAAATAGAAAGTAGATTAGGTTTTGAAGAAGAAATGTTAATTATTGATCCTAAAAAAAGTGATGAGGCAAGGAAAATTTGGGCTTTTGATAAAATACTTAAAAATTTATAA
- the xseB gene encoding exodeoxyribonuclease VII small subunit codes for MSFEENLKQANEALEKLNSQELALDESVKIYKAGLESIKKARLELEKAKLEVEQVDE; via the coding sequence ATGAGTTTTGAAGAAAATTTAAAACAAGCTAATGAAGCTTTAGAGAAGTTAAATAGTCAAGAACTTGCTTTAGATGAAAGTGTTAAAATTTATAAAGCAGGTTTAGAAAGTATTAAAAAAGCAAGATTAGAACTTGAAAAAGCAAAATTAGAAGTGGAACAAGTGGATGAATAA
- the thiF gene encoding thiamine biosynthesis protein ThiF yields MMRIKFNGKELNTQFMTSLDFFKSVSKNENDVWIVNGFATKENVKLSQNDELFCIEKNIMPPKDALDAMMRARHTPKLHDKLKISSVAICGLGGLGSHIAINLARSGLGFLKLIDFDVVEPSNLNRQAYRISDLAKFKTEALKEQIVQINPYIKTEICTLKIDEENLPYLFEDIDIVCEAFDSARAKAMIAQNFHKFYADTILICASGLAGYGDSNSIQTRKIAKNFYVCGDLVNGAKIGNGLMAPRVNICAGHQSNLVLELLANKE; encoded by the coding sequence TTGATGAGGATCAAATTTAATGGCAAAGAATTAAATACGCAATTTATGACAAGTTTAGATTTTTTTAAAAGTGTGAGCAAAAATGAAAACGATGTATGGATTGTTAATGGTTTTGCTACTAAAGAAAATGTAAAATTAAGTCAAAATGATGAACTTTTTTGTATAGAAAAAAATATAATGCCTCCAAAAGACGCATTAGATGCTATGATGCGAGCAAGACATACCCCAAAGCTTCATGATAAACTTAAAATTTCAAGCGTAGCCATTTGTGGTTTGGGCGGACTTGGATCTCATATAGCTATTAATCTTGCACGCAGTGGATTGGGTTTTTTGAAACTTATTGATTTTGATGTGGTTGAGCCTAGTAATCTTAACCGTCAAGCTTATCGTATAAGTGATTTGGCTAAATTTAAAACTGAAGCTTTAAAAGAACAAATTGTTCAGATTAATCCTTATATTAAAACTGAAATTTGTACTTTGAAAATTGATGAGGAAAATTTACCCTATTTATTTGAAGATATAGATATAGTTTGTGAGGCTTTTGATAGTGCTAGGGCAAAAGCAATGATAGCGCAAAATTTTCATAAATTTTATGCTGATACTATTTTAATTTGTGCATCAGGGCTTGCAGGATATGGAGATAGTAATAGCATACAAACAAGAAAAATTGCAAAAAATTTTTATGTGTGCGGGGATTTGGTTAATGGTGCTAAGATAGGAAATGGACTTATGGCACCGCGTGTAAATATTTGTGCAGGTCATCAAAGCAATCTTGTTTTAGAACTTTTGGCAAATAAGGAGTAA
- the dapE gene encoding succinyl-diaminopimelate desuccinylase, which translates to MNAKEFLIELLKFKSITPNDDGALNFIAMELNDFEAFFIEKESIKNLLLTKKFKDEGEHLAFGGHIDVVPPGEGWISDPFKPLEKEDYIYARGAQDMKSGVAAFVYAVKNADFKGSRLSLIITSDEEGEAIYGTKAVLEWMEEKGILPDYAVVAEPTCVKKIGDSIKIGRRGSINGKLLICGKQGHAAYPEKCINPVHDFAPVLKLLAGFDLDPGSAEFSPSKIVITDIRAGMQVSNVTPNDLKLMFNVRNSPDTNLDDVKSYVEKICYGLNYELDLKQSSEAFLTGADNKIAQKLNESVQKITQEVPNFNTKGGTSDARYFAKYGIKVVEFGVCNDRIHAVDERVSIEEFEKLCLVFKDLVENF; encoded by the coding sequence ATGAATGCAAAAGAATTCTTAATTGAGCTTTTAAAATTTAAATCAATTACTCCAAATGATGATGGAGCTTTAAATTTTATAGCTATGGAGCTTAATGATTTTGAAGCTTTTTTTATAGAAAAAGAAAGTATTAAAAATCTTTTGCTTACTAAAAAATTTAAAGATGAAGGAGAACATTTAGCTTTTGGAGGACATATAGATGTGGTACCTCCAGGTGAAGGATGGATAAGTGATCCTTTTAAACCCTTGGAAAAAGAAGATTATATTTATGCAAGAGGTGCACAGGATATGAAAAGTGGTGTTGCTGCTTTTGTATACGCAGTTAAAAATGCTGATTTTAAAGGATCAAGATTGAGTCTTATTATTACTAGTGATGAAGAAGGTGAGGCTATATATGGTACTAAAGCGGTTTTAGAATGGATGGAAGAAAAAGGTATTTTACCTGATTATGCAGTAGTTGCAGAGCCAACTTGTGTAAAAAAAATAGGTGATAGTATTAAAATAGGTAGACGTGGTTCTATTAATGGTAAACTTTTAATATGTGGCAAACAAGGGCATGCGGCTTATCCTGAAAAATGTATTAATCCTGTCCATGATTTTGCACCAGTTTTAAAACTTTTAGCTGGTTTTGATCTTGATCCAGGTAGTGCTGAATTTAGTCCTTCAAAAATAGTTATAACTGATATTCGTGCAGGTATGCAAGTAAGTAATGTTACTCCTAATGATTTAAAATTAATGTTTAATGTTCGCAATTCTCCTGATACAAATTTAGATGATGTAAAAAGTTATGTAGAAAAAATTTGCTACGGTTTAAATTATGAATTAGATTTAAAACAATCAAGCGAAGCTTTTTTAACAGGTGCTGATAATAAAATAGCGCAAAAACTTAATGAAAGTGTGCAAAAAATTACCCAAGAGGTCCCTAATTTTAATACTAAAGGTGGGACAAGTGATGCAAGATATTTTGCAAAATATGGAATAAAAGTTGTAGAATTTGGTGTTTGTAACGATAGAATACATGCTGTTGATGAAAGAGTGAGTATAGAAGAATTTGAAAAACTTTGTCTTGTGTTTAAAGATTTAGTGGAGAATTTTTAA
- a CDS encoding LysE family transporter, which produces MFDSFLSGLFLGFGVSIPFGPVNILILTYALQAFKNSIAVGFGALSIDMCYLFLAQFGLLNFLDYVVFMRFLAIFGFCFLTYMAYLMLRRKNQDLNLKPKKFKESLFKSYIKGAFLNGFNPFVIGFWLSTASVVLSNKHNYFMTLGLIVAILIWICALAFMVARYSYFFNARVIFIINIFSAIIIEYFALSLLYKIFIG; this is translated from the coding sequence ATGTTTGATTCTTTTTTAAGTGGCTTGTTTTTAGGATTTGGGGTAAGTATTCCTTTTGGTCCTGTTAATATTTTGATTTTAACTTATGCTTTACAAGCTTTTAAAAATTCAATTGCTGTAGGTTTTGGGGCGTTAAGTATAGATATGTGTTATTTGTTTTTGGCACAATTTGGACTTTTAAATTTTTTAGATTATGTTGTTTTTATGCGTTTTTTAGCAATTTTTGGTTTTTGTTTTTTAACTTATATGGCTTATTTAATGTTAAGAAGAAAAAATCAAGATTTAAATTTAAAACCTAAAAAATTTAAAGAAAGTCTTTTTAAAAGTTATATAAAAGGAGCTTTTTTAAATGGTTTTAATCCTTTTGTTATAGGTTTTTGGTTAAGTACAGCAAGTGTGGTTTTAAGTAACAAACATAATTATTTTATGACTTTAGGGCTTATTGTTGCTATTCTTATTTGGATTTGTGCTTTAGCTTTTATGGTGGCAAGATATAGTTATTTTTTTAATGCGCGAGTTATTTTTATAATCAATATATTTTCAGCTATAATTATAGAGTATTTTGCTTTAAGCTTATTATATAAAATTTTTATAGGATAA
- the thiS gene encoding sulfur carrier protein ThiS yields MIINGEKLDFKEIKFIDLVKIRDLKIEFIALELNGKIIPKNEFENLVLKENDKAEIVSFVGGG; encoded by the coding sequence ATGATAATTAATGGAGAAAAGCTTGATTTTAAAGAAATTAAATTTATAGATCTTGTTAAAATAAGGGATTTAAAGATTGAATTTATTGCTTTAGAATTAAATGGTAAAATCATACCAAAGAATGAGTTTGAAAATTTAGTTTTAAAGGAAAATGATAAAGCAGAAATTGTTAGTTTTGTAGGAGGCGGTTGA
- a CDS encoding endonuclease MutS2, whose amino-acid sequence MNELKEELIVKLDLNDYIKEFKTFFARDKDIFLQGDSKLHFKRIDELCKVEFPILPSLNNLDQALIHLSKQGILHLDEIFEFVKIFRYFEKLKKIKFGPSLNSWLEKIQLNDEILKLGLNFDEKGELKESLDERLSNLNIALKVKKENIISEFKKIVYSKSLMPYLIDTQIHFINDLEVLLVRGGFNRVIKAKIISRSSGGGFYILPLSIENLQNDIEKIKNQKEEIYYEYANNFSLFLAKNLFFLKFINNAFDLFDHYSARTLLAKKRDLEFVLCDQSKDLVLKNFIHPALTNPKSVSLEFKKQVLIITGVNAGGKSMLLKSILSAAFLAKYLLPMHIKSSHSKIGTFKELDAIIEDPQNVKNDISTFAGRMLHFSRLFSKKCLLLGIDEIELGTDFEEAACLYSVLISKLIDSGLKMIITTHHKRLAMLLAKNEQIELIAALYDEEISRPKYEFLKGIIGKSYAFETALRYQIPPNLVSEAKKLYGEDKENLEELVGKNIDLELKLKTKLDSVEQKERKIDAILHALKDQKEKNEEELRISLKNLELKFYEAIQEAKKTIYLKDIKEKQRSLNKANELKRNIILPSMQQNEELRIGDFIKYEKIKGKIIAIVKNDAMIESQGIKLRVPLKFLKKTTPIAELNPKTSINITKPNKLSVSLDLHGLRSDEAISRLDKFISDALIAGFDEVLIYHGIGTGKLAFAVREFLKTHKSVKSFQDAPMNQGGFGAKIVKL is encoded by the coding sequence ATGAATGAATTAAAAGAAGAGTTAATTGTAAAGCTTGATTTAAACGATTATATAAAAGAATTTAAAACTTTTTTTGCAAGAGATAAAGATATATTTTTGCAAGGTGATAGTAAACTTCATTTTAAACGTATTGATGAGCTTTGTAAGGTTGAATTTCCTATTTTACCAAGTCTTAATAATCTTGATCAGGCTTTAATACATTTAAGCAAACAAGGGATTTTGCATTTAGATGAAATTTTTGAGTTTGTAAAGATTTTTCGTTATTTTGAAAAACTTAAAAAAATAAAATTTGGACCTAGTTTGAATTCTTGGTTAGAAAAAATACAATTAAATGATGAAATTTTAAAATTGGGTTTAAATTTCGATGAAAAGGGTGAATTAAAAGAAAGTTTAGATGAAAGATTGAGTAATTTAAATATAGCTTTGAAAGTTAAAAAAGAAAATATTATAAGTGAGTTTAAAAAAATTGTTTATAGTAAATCTTTAATGCCTTATCTTATAGATACACAAATTCATTTTATTAATGATCTTGAAGTTTTGCTTGTAAGGGGTGGTTTTAACCGCGTGATTAAGGCAAAAATTATATCTAGAAGTAGTGGAGGTGGTTTTTATATTCTTCCTTTAAGTATTGAAAATTTACAAAATGATATAGAAAAAATTAAAAATCAAAAAGAAGAAATTTATTATGAGTATGCTAACAATTTTTCTTTATTTTTAGCTAAAAATTTATTTTTTTTAAAATTTATTAATAATGCTTTTGATCTTTTTGACCATTATAGCGCCAGGACTTTATTGGCCAAAAAAAGAGATTTAGAATTTGTTTTGTGTGATCAAAGTAAAGATTTGGTACTTAAAAATTTTATTCATCCTGCTTTAACAAATCCAAAAAGTGTGAGCTTAGAATTTAAAAAACAAGTTTTAATTATTACAGGTGTGAATGCTGGTGGAAAATCTATGCTTTTAAAATCTATATTAAGTGCAGCATTTTTAGCTAAATATCTTTTACCTATGCATATTAAATCTAGCCATAGTAAAATTGGAACTTTTAAAGAACTTGATGCTATTATAGAAGATCCTCAAAATGTTAAAAATGATATTTCAACTTTTGCAGGTAGAATGTTGCATTTTTCTAGACTCTTTTCTAAGAAATGTTTATTGCTAGGTATTGATGAAATAGAACTTGGAACAGATTTTGAAGAAGCAGCTTGTTTATATAGTGTTTTAATTTCAAAGCTTATTGATAGTGGTCTTAAGATGATTATTACTACGCATCATAAACGTCTTGCTATGCTTTTGGCAAAAAATGAGCAAATAGAACTTATCGCTGCTTTATATGATGAAGAAATTTCACGTCCAAAATATGAATTTTTAAAAGGTATTATAGGAAAATCTTATGCTTTTGAAACAGCCTTGCGTTATCAAATTCCACCTAATTTAGTTAGTGAAGCCAAGAAATTATATGGTGAAGATAAAGAGAATTTAGAAGAGCTCGTAGGTAAAAATATTGATCTTGAGTTAAAGCTTAAAACTAAACTTGATAGCGTAGAACAAAAAGAAAGAAAGATAGATGCAATTTTGCATGCTTTAAAAGATCAAAAAGAAAAAAATGAAGAAGAATTGCGTATAAGCTTAAAGAATTTGGAATTAAAATTTTATGAGGCTATACAAGAAGCTAAAAAGACTATTTATTTAAAAGATATTAAAGAAAAACAAAGAAGTTTAAATAAAGCTAATGAATTAAAACGCAATATAATTTTACCAAGCATGCAACAAAATGAAGAATTAAGAATAGGAGATTTTATAAAGTATGAAAAAATTAAAGGTAAAATTATAGCCATTGTAAAAAATGATGCTATGATTGAAAGTCAAGGGATAAAGCTTAGAGTTCCTTTAAAATTTCTGAAAAAAACTACTCCTATAGCTGAATTAAATCCAAAAACAAGTATTAATATTACCAAACCAAATAAGCTTAGCGTAAGTTTAGATTTGCATGGACTTAGAAGTGATGAAGCTATAAGTAGACTTGATAAATTTATATCAGATGCTTTAATAGCTGGATTTGATGAAGTTTTGATTTATCATGGTATAGGTACGGGAAAATTAGCTTTTGCTGTAAGAGAATTTTTAAAGACGCATAAAAGTGTGAAAAGCTTTCAAGATGCACCTATGAATCAAGGCGGCTTTGGTGCTAAAATAGTGAAATTATAA
- the gatA gene encoding Asp-tRNA(Asn)/Glu-tRNA(Gln) amidotransferase subunit GatA yields the protein MISLKEALRYSQEELKNLKKELNKKAKQEKKIGAYIEQFLDKDLSASGDGIPIAIKDNISVKGWELTSASKILQGYIAPYDATAIANLRLNGFTPFGRCNMDEFAMGSTTANSFYGRTLNPLNYDRVPGGSSGGSAAAVASGLALASLGSDTGGSVRQPAAFCGCVGFKPSYGRVSRYGLASYSSSLDQIGVLAQNVEDAAILYDAIGGYDIMDSTSANIEFIKTTPNLNANKKLKITVIQNYVNDASIEVKNVLLKTIDMLKAYGHEINYKNLLDFKFDIAAYYIIATAEASANLSRYDGVRYGQRAKNIHNLKDMYVRTRSEGFGEEVKRRILLGTFVLSSGYYDAYYIKAQKARAFIKAKYEEILNECDLIFMPVTPTTAFKFDTQKSPMQTYLEDIYTISVNLTGLGGISVPVGQDKDGLNISAQFICKAYDEQTLLDGALSLEQIIKN from the coding sequence ATGATTAGTTTAAAAGAAGCTTTACGGTATTCTCAAGAAGAGCTTAAAAATTTAAAGAAAGAATTAAATAAAAAAGCAAAGCAAGAGAAAAAAATAGGTGCTTATATTGAGCAATTTTTAGATAAAGATTTAAGCGCTTCAGGAGATGGGATACCTATTGCTATAAAAGATAATATTAGTGTTAAAGGTTGGGAACTTACAAGTGCAAGTAAAATTTTGCAAGGTTATATTGCTCCTTATGATGCTACGGCAATTGCTAATTTAAGATTAAATGGTTTTACTCCTTTTGGACGTTGCAATATGGATGAGTTTGCCATGGGAAGCACAACAGCTAATTCTTTTTATGGTAGAACTTTAAATCCTTTAAATTATGATCGTGTTCCAGGTGGATCAAGTGGTGGAAGTGCTGCTGCGGTAGCTTCAGGTTTGGCTTTAGCAAGTTTAGGTTCAGATACAGGTGGTTCAGTACGTCAACCTGCAGCTTTTTGCGGTTGTGTGGGATTTAAACCAAGTTATGGACGAGTAAGTCGTTATGGTTTGGCTTCTTATTCTTCAAGTTTAGATCAAATAGGTGTATTGGCACAAAATGTTGAAGATGCTGCAATTTTATATGATGCTATTGGGGGTTATGATATAATGGATAGTACAAGTGCTAATATAGAATTTATTAAAACAACTCCTAATCTTAATGCTAATAAAAAATTAAAAATTACAGTGATTCAAAACTATGTTAATGATGCTAGCATTGAGGTAAAAAATGTTCTTTTAAAAACTATAGATATGTTAAAGGCATATGGACATGAAATAAACTATAAGAATTTGCTTGATTTTAAATTTGATATTGCAGCTTATTATATTATTGCAACAGCTGAGGCAAGTGCTAATTTAAGTCGTTATGATGGGGTGCGTTATGGACAACGTGCTAAAAATATTCATAATTTAAAAGATATGTATGTGCGTACACGTAGTGAAGGTTTTGGAGAGGAAGTTAAAAGAAGAATTTTACTTGGAACTTTTGTTTTAAGTAGTGGTTATTATGATGCTTATTATATTAAAGCACAAAAAGCTAGAGCTTTTATTAAAGCAAAATATGAAGAAATTTTAAATGAATGTGATCTTATTTTTATGCCAGTAACACCTACTACTGCTTTTAAATTTGATACTCAAAAAAGCCCTATGCAAACTTATTTAGAAGATATTTATACTATTTCTGTGAATTTAACAGGGCTTGGCGGCATTAGCGTACCTGTAGGGCAAGATAAAGATGGGCTTAATATTTCAGCTCAATTTATTTGTAAAGCTTATGATGAGCAAACTTTATTAGACGGTGCTTTAAGTTTAGAGCAAATAATTAAAAATTAA
- the guaB gene encoding IMP dehydrogenase: protein MKIVKRALTFEDVLLRPGYSEVLPKEVKIYTQLTKNIALNIPLISAAMDTVTEHRTAIVMARLGGLGVIHKNMDIASQVREVKRVKKSESGVIIDPIFIDPKASIAQALEIMAEYRISGVPVVDKDKKLIGILTNRDLRFKNDYSLLVENIMTKMPLITAPKGCTLDDAEKIFNTNKVEKLPIVDEQGRLEGLITIKDLKKRKEYPCANKDSFGRLRVGAAIGVGQIDRVDALVEAGVDVIVLDSAHGHSKGIIDTAKAIKVKYPNLELIAGNIATAAAAKSLCEAGVDALKVGIGPGSICTTRIVSGVGVPQISAIAECVEEANKFKIPVIADGGIKYSGDIAKALAAGASSVMIGSLLAGTDESPGELFTYQGRQYKSYRGMGSLGAMQKGSSDRYFQQGIAQDKLVPEGIEGRVPYVGSIKNVVHQLLGGLRSSMGYVGAKDIQDFQTKAEFVEITTAGLKESHVHDVIITHEAPNYKVNNQ from the coding sequence ATGAAAATTGTCAAACGTGCTTTAACTTTTGAAGATGTGTTATTGCGTCCAGGGTATTCTGAAGTTTTACCTAAAGAAGTAAAAATTTATACTCAATTAACAAAAAATATTGCTTTAAATATACCTTTAATTTCTGCTGCAATGGATACTGTAACTGAGCATAGAACAGCTATTGTTATGGCAAGACTTGGAGGGCTTGGAGTAATTCATAAAAATATGGATATTGCTTCACAAGTAAGGGAAGTAAAACGTGTAAAAAAAAGTGAAAGTGGCGTGATTATTGATCCTATTTTTATAGATCCAAAAGCAAGTATAGCTCAGGCTTTAGAAATTATGGCAGAATATAGAATTTCAGGAGTTCCTGTAGTAGATAAAGATAAAAAGCTTATAGGAATACTTACTAATCGCGATTTAAGATTTAAAAATGATTATTCTCTTTTAGTTGAAAATATTATGACAAAAATGCCTTTAATTACAGCTCCTAAAGGATGTACTTTAGATGATGCAGAGAAAATTTTTAATACAAATAAGGTAGAAAAACTTCCTATAGTCGATGAGCAAGGACGTTTAGAAGGCCTTATTACTATAAAAGATTTGAAAAAACGTAAAGAATATCCTTGTGCTAATAAAGATAGTTTTGGAAGATTGCGTGTGGGTGCAGCTATAGGAGTGGGGCAAATTGATCGTGTGGATGCTTTAGTAGAAGCAGGAGTGGATGTTATAGTACTTGATTCTGCACACGGACACTCTAAGGGTATTATTGATACAGCTAAAGCTATTAAGGTAAAATATCCTAATTTAGAACTTATTGCAGGTAATATTGCAACAGCAGCTGCAGCCAAATCGCTTTGTGAAGCAGGGGTGGATGCACTTAAGGTGGGTATTGGTCCAGGTAGTATTTGTACAACTCGTATTGTTTCAGGGGTAGGGGTTCCACAAATTTCAGCTATTGCTGAATGTGTTGAAGAGGCAAATAAATTTAAGATTCCAGTTATTGCTGATGGAGGGATTAAATATTCAGGTGATATTGCAAAAGCTTTAGCAGCAGGAGCAAGTTCTGTTATGATAGGATCTTTACTTGCAGGGACTGATGAAAGTCCAGGAGAACTTTTTACTTATCAGGGTAGACAATATAAATCTTATAGGGGTATGGGTTCTCTTGGAGCTATGCAAAAAGGAAGTTCAGATAGATATTTTCAACAAGGTATAGCGCAAGATAAATTAGTTCCTGAAGGTATAGAAGGGCGTGTTCCTTATGTAGGTAGTATAAAAAATGTAGTGCATCAACTTTTGGGTGGTTTGCGATCTTCTATGGGTTATGTGGGTGCAAAAGATATTCAAGATTTTCAAACTAAGGCTGAATTTGTTGAGATTACAACTGCAGGATTAAAAGAAAGTCATGTGCATGATGTTATTATTACACATGAGGCACCAAATTATAAGGTAAATAACCAATGA